From the genome of Amycolatopsis granulosa:
CGTCTTGGCCTCGGTCGGGTTGCGCTCGAACCAGTCGGACAACCACTCGTTGGTCTTGGACTGGACGAACGACTTGGCCTCGCTGTTGCCCAGCTTGGTCTTGGTCTGGCCCTCGAACTGCGGCTCGGCCAGCTTGATCGAGATGATCGCGGTGAGGCCCTCGCGCACGTCGTCGCCGGAGAGGTTCTCGTCCTTGTCCTTGAGGAGTTTCTTGTCCCGCGCGTAGGCGTTGACCACCCGGGTCAGCGCGGCGCGGAAGCCCTCCTCGTGGGTCCCACCCTCATGGGTGTTGATCGTGTTGGCGAAGGTGTGCACCGAGGGCGTGAACGAGTTGTTCCACTGCATCGCGACCTCGACCTCGAGGCCGTCGCCCTTGGCGTCGAAGCAAATGATGCTCGAGTGGATCGGGTCCTTCGAGCCGTTGATGTGCTTGACGAAGTCCTCGAGCCCGCCCGGGTAGTGGTAGACGCGGTCCTTGACCCGCGCCTGCTTGCCGTCGGCGTCGGCCTCGGTCTCCTCCTCGGTGACCCGCTCGTCGCGCAACGTGATGCTCAGGCCGCGGTTCAGGAAGGCCATCTCCTGCAGCCGCCGCGACACCGTCTCGGCGTTGTACGTGGTGGTCTCGAAGATGTCCGGGTCGGCCCAGAACGTGGTGCAGGTGCCGGTGCCCTCGGCGTGGCCGAGCTCCTCCAGCGGGCCGGGCTTGGAGTGGTCGTAGTGCTGCCGCCACCGCTTGCCGTCGCGGCTGACCTCGACGTCGAGCGCCGCGGACAGGGCGTTCACCACGGAGACGCCGACGCCGTGCAGGCCGCCCGACACCGCGTAGCTCTCGCTGTCGAACTTGCCACCGGCGTGCAGCACGGTGTGCACGATCTCCAGCGTCGACTTCTTGTGGACCGGGTGCTCCTCGACGGGGATGCCGCGGCCGTCGTCGACGACGCGGACACCGCCGTCGGGCAGGAGGGTGACCTCGACCTTGGTGGCGTAGCCGGCCATGGCCTCGTCGACCGAGTTGTCCACGACCTCCCAGATCAGGTGGTGCAGGCCACGTTCGCCGGTCGAGCCGATGTACATACCGGGTCGCTTGCGGACCGCCTCGAGACCCTCGAGCACCGTGATGGAGGACGCGTTGTAGTCGTTCTGCTGAGCTGCCACGGGCCTGCTTTCTCCTCAGTCTTGCCCAAGGGACTCCCCACTCGGGTTCATTCTACTTGCCAAGCTCCGCTGACATGCGGCAAGGACACCCCTGATTTCGTCACAGAGGCGCGAACGCGAGTGCGGACGGGTCCGGCGCTATCCGGCAGGGGTCGGACGGCGGTACGGCGCGCTCAGTCACCCATAGGTGTCGCGTGGCCCGCGGCCGGGTACGTGCCGCGCGCCCTTGCGCCAGCTCGGGGCGGTCGGACCGTGGATCCGCATCCGCTTGACCACGCCGTGACCGACGCCCGCCGCGATCTTGGCGATGAGCTGACCCTGCAGCAGGCGCAGCTGCGTGGCCCACGCCGTCGAGCTGGCCCGGACCGACAGCTCGCCGTCCTTGAGCGCGACGGGCTGGGCGTGCTCGGCGACGTCCTCACCGACGAGCCGCGCCCACTCGCCGAAGACGCGGCTGCTGGTCACTCGCTCCTGCCAGCCGCGTTCGGAGACCAGCCGGTTCACCAGCCGGCCCAGCGGCTGGGGGTCACGGGCGTCCGGGCCCGGGCCCGACCAGCGGCGGCGGCGCGGGTTCTGGCCGCCGAGCTCGATCTTGCGGCGGCCCGGCTCGGTGCCCCGGGTGTCCGCCTTGGCGCGTGCGGCAGCCAGGGCGGCGCGGACGAGGTCACGCCCGGTAGGGTTCCCGTTCGGCTCAGCCGGAAGATCACCTTCCGTGTCCGATCCACTCGTCTGAGGCATCTGCACTGGTTCTGACTCGGTCGAAGATCGCCCATTCGGCCGCTTGGTCACTCCCGGCGATAACGCGTTCACCGTGTTATCCACACTATCCACAGACTTGTCCCCAGATCGGTGGGTAACTGGTGTGCTCCCGGTCACTCCGCGTCGATTGTCAGGCACGTTTCACTTCCCCGTCGGCGACGGTGAACCGGATTCCGTCCAGTTCCGCGGGCACGTCCTCGTCCACCGCCGCGGTGACCAGCACCTGTTCGGCACCCGCGGCCACCTCCGCCAGCCGCGATCGGCGCCGCCGGTCGAGCTCGGCGAAGACGTCGTCGAGCAGGAGCACCGGTTCCCCCGCTTCCCGTCGCAGCAGCTCGTAGGAGGCCAGCCGCAACGCGAGCGCGAACGACCAGGATTCCCCATGGCTCGCGTAGCCCTTCGCCGGGGCCTCCCCCAGCACGATTTCCAGCTCGTCGCGGTGCGGACCAACCAGGCTGATCCCCCGTTCCAGCTCCTGCTGGCGCACCTGCGCCATCGCCGCGGTGAGGATACCGCTCAGCACCTCCGGTTCGGCCCGCTTGCCGTCCGGCACCCCGTAGCCCTCGGGCAGCGCCGCCCCCAGGCTGGAGCGGTAGGCGATCCGCGCCGGCCGCGAGTCCGGCGCCACCCCCGCGTAGGCGGCGGTGGTGTGCGGTCCGAGGTCGGCCACCAGGTCCAGCCGCGCCGCGAGCAGCTGCGCACCGACCTCCGCCAGGTGGTTGTCCCACACCTCGAGGGTGGACAACGCGTACGGGTCGTCGCGCGCGCTCCCCTTCTTCTTGCCCGCCGTCTTCAACAGTGCGTTGCGCTGCTTGAGGACCCGCTCGTAGTCGGCCCGCACCCCGGCGTACCGGGGCGCGCGCTGCACCAGCAGCTCGTCCATGAACCGGCGGCGTTCACCGGGGTCGCCGCGCACGAGCGCCAGGTCCTCGGGGGAGAACAGCACCGTGCGCAGGATCCCGAGGATGTCGCGCGGCTTGCCCACCGCACCCCGGTTGACCCGGGCGCGGTTGGCCCGGCCGGGGTTGATCTCCAGCTCGACGGTCAGCTCGCGGTCGTCGTTGACCACGGCCGCCCGCACGAGGGCCCGCTCACACCCGTGGCGCACCAGCGGGGCGTCGGTGGCGACCCGGTGCGAACCCAGGGTCGCCAGGTAACCGAGGGCCTCCAGCAGGTTGGTCTTCCCGCGGCCGTTCTGGCCGACGAGCACCGTCGGCCCCGGGGTGAGCGGCAGGTCCGCGTGATCCCACGAACGGAAGTCGGTGACCTGCAAGTGCCGTACGTGCACGGCGGAGTGCCTACTCGCCGGCCTTCTTCACGGCGTGCCCGCCGAACTGGTTGCGCAACGCGGCCACCGCCCGCATCGCGGCCGAGTCCTTCCGCCGCGAGGCGAACCGCGCGAACAGCGCGGCCGAGATGACCGGCGCGGGCACCGCGTGGTTGATGGCTTCCTCCAGGGTCCACCGGCCCTCGCCGGAGTCCTCGACGTAACCCTCGAGGTCGTCCAGCTCCGGATCCTCGTCCAGCGCGCGGACCAGCAGATCGAGCAGCCAGGACCGGACCACGGTGCCGCGCTGCCAGCCCTTGATCACGGCCGGCACGTCCTCGACGACCTTCGCGGCCTCGAGCAGCTCGAAACCTTCGGCGTAGGCCTGCATCAGGCCGTACTCGATGCCGTTGTGGACCATCTTCGCGTAGTGGCCCGCCCCGACCGAGCCCGCGTGCGAAAAGCCCTCCTCACGCGGGCCGTCCGGGCGCAGCGCGTCGAAGATCGGCATCGCGCGCTCGACGAGTTCCTTGTCACCGCCGACCATCAGGCCGTAGCCGTTGTCCTTGCCCCACACGCCGCCGGAGACACCGCAGTCCAGGTAGCCGATGCCCTTGGCGGAGAGCACCTCGGCGTTGTGCTTGTCGTCGGTGAACCGCGAGTTGCCGCCGTCGATCACCAGGTCACCCTCGGCGAGCAGGTCACCGAGTTCCGCGACGGTGTCCCGGGTCGGTCCACCGGCCGGTACCATCACCCAGACCATCCGCGGAGCGTCCAGTTTGGACACCATGTCGGCGAGCGAGGACGAGTCCGAGACCGCCTCGTTGCGGTCGTAACCGACCACCTCGTGCCCGGCGGCGCGCAGCCGCTCGCGCATGTTGAAGCCCATCCGGCCGAGGCCGACCAGTCCCAGCTGAACCATGGAACTCCCCTTCGTGCGTGCTTCTTCCGTCGCGGTCAGCCGGGTAGGCGGACCGGCATCAGTAGATAGAGGTAACCAGGAACGACCTGGCCCTGCTCATCGGCCGGCTTGATCAAAGCCGGCCGGTTCGGGGTGGTGAAGGTCAGCTCGGCCCGGTCGTGGTGCAGCGCACCGAGACCGTCGACGAGGTAACCCGGGTTGAACGCGATCGTCACCGGCTCGCCCTCGTACTCCACCGGCAGCTCCTCTTCGGCGCTGCCCTCGTCGTCGCCGCCGGCCGACAGGCGCAGCGAGTTGTCCCCGAACTCCAGCCGCACCTGGGTACCCCGCTCGGCAACCAGCGACACACGTTTGATCGCCTCCGAGAGCGGGGACACCTCGATCACCGCGCGGGAGGAGTGCTGGTTCGGGAGGAGCTGCCGGTATGGCGGGAACTCGGCGTCGAGCAGCCGGGTGGTCGTGTAGCGGCCGTTGCCGGACAGACCGAGCAGGCCCTCGCCGCTGGCGAGCCCGACGGACACCTTGTTGCCCGCGGTGCCGAGCGACTTGGCCGCCTCCGCGAGGGTGCGGGCCGGGACCAGGACCGCGGCATCTGCCAGTCCTTCGGCCGGCTCCCACGCGAACTCGCGCATCGCGAGCCGGAAGCGGTCGGTGGCGACGAGGGTGAGCGAGTTGCCGGAGATCTCCAGCCGCATGCCGGTGAGCATGGGCAGGGTGTCGTCCTTGCCCGCGGCGACGGCGACCTGGGTGACGGCCTGGCCGAACGCCTCGCCGGCGACCTCGCCGGCGAACGTCGGCTGGGCGGGCAGCTGCGGGTAGTCCTCGACCGGCATGGTCGGCAGGCTGAACCGGGCGCTGCCACAGGTGATGGAGGCGCGGGAGCCGTCGACCGAGATCTCGACCGGCTGGGCCGGGAGCGCTTTGGTGATGTCGGCGAGTAGCCGTCCGGACACGAGCAGCCGCCCGCCGTCGGCGATCGTCGCCGGGACGCCGACCGTCGCGGAGACCTCGTAGTCGAAGCCGGAGACGGTGAGCGCGTCGGTGGAGCCGTCCGATCCGGCGTCGAGGAGGACACCGCCCAGGACCGGGACCGGTGGCCTCGACGGCAGGCTGCGTGCCACCCACGCGACGGCGTCCGCGAGCCCGTCGCGCTCGACGCGGATCTTCATGTGCCCATCCTTTCGACAGCCGAGCCCCTCATCGCGGCCCGAGAAGATCGACAAACGTCCCCGGGCAGGCCGCGAGCGATGCGCTGACCAGGGATCTCGCAGTGTGGTGTGGCCCGGTGCCGATGTCGCCAACGACGAGCGGGCTGGGTGTGGATACCCACGTTAGAACGTGAGCGGCACCGCCGTCACTCGGGGCAGTCGATTGATTTGTCGACAAGACGACCTTGGTCGGAGCTTTGTCCCCATGTCCACAGCCCCCTGTTTTCCCTCGGAGAGATTTCTTGAGAAGAACCAAGGGCAGTGACAGTAATAGGGGCTGTGGATTCTGGGGACTACTGCCGTCGTCGCAGGTCCGCTCGCGCGGCGGCCTGTGGACAGCTGGGGAAGACTTCCGTGGATAGTTTCGGCCGTCCGTGGACAACTTCCGACCCTCCCCAAATGATCCACAGTTGTCCCCAGCTGTCCACAGATCTGTCCCCAGTTGTGGGGATGTTCGTCCCCATGGCCGCGCACAGACGCGGTCGCCGCAGAACCAACCTCGTGGGTGACCGCTCGCGCGGCATCGATGCGTTGTCGTTACGGGGATCACAGATTCCGCGCCGTTGCGCGTCCTGCCGCGGCCATACTCGCTGTCACACAAGCGATTCCGGCCCGCTCGGCGAACGGCAGCCGCTCGCCGAGCACCACCGCATCGCGCCGCCGAATCCGGCCGGCAGCAAGGTAGGGCGGCACACCGCGGTGGTTATGCGGAACGGCAGCGCGATCACCGCGGCGAGCGTGAGCCTCGATCCATCCGGGACACTCGCGTCGGCTTTCCGGCTCGGCACCAGGTACTCCCGTGGCCCGGGGGACGGCGCGTCCGCCCGGCCGTGCTCGGCCTGCTGCGGATCCGCTGTTTCGCCGGCAGTAAGAGAAGGGACAGCGCCGACTCCCACGAGCTGTTTCTCGCCACGGAGGCCGATATCGCCGTCGTGCTGCTGGTCCCGGACGCTCCGTCCGTCGAGGACGCGCGCTGCACGCAGTCACCGCCCCTGGACGACCCGCAGGATCTCCTTGTCCCGACTGGACATTCCCGGACGCGGCAGGACACAGCAGGACGCAGCAGGACACGGCGGAACTCGCCGACGCCGCGCGCGAGCCGTGGATCGGCACACCGCGTCACAACGCCGTGGATCGCGGACGAAGCCAAGGAGTGGTTCGCGTTGTCCGCGCTCGTAGCCGCCGGGGTGCGGATTGCCTTACGCTGCAACCACTTCCGTCGCGGCGCATCCTCGAGCGGTGTGCGCGGAAGGGGCTACTGACGGGCCCGCTGTTTGATGCGTGCGGTCAGCTCCTGCACCTGGTCGTAGATCCGCCGGCGCTCGGCCATCTCCTTGCGGATCTTCTTGTCCGCGTGCATCACGGTGGTGTGGTCGCGGCCGCCGAAAGTCTGCCCGATCTTCGGCAGCGACATGTCGGTCAGCTCACGGCACAGGTACATCGCGATCTGCCGCGCCGTGGCAAGCGCTTTCGTCTTGCCCGGGCCGCACAGGTCGTCGACCGTGACGTCGAAGAACTCCGCTGTGGTCGCCATGATCGTCGGTGCGCTGATCTCCGGCGCCTGCGAGTCCGGGATCAGATCGCGTAACACGATCTCCGCGAGCCCGACGTCCACCGGCTGCTGGTTGAGCGACGCGAACGCGGTGACGCGGATGAGAGCGCCTTCCAGCTCACGGATGTTCGCCTCGACCCGCGAGGCGATGAACTCCAGCACGTCGCCCGGCACGGCGAGCCGGTCCTGGGCCGCCTTCTTGCGGAGGATCGCGATCCGCGTCTCCAGTTCCGGCGGCTGGATGT
Proteins encoded in this window:
- the gyrB gene encoding DNA topoisomerase (ATP-hydrolyzing) subunit B; translated protein: MAAQQNDYNASSITVLEGLEAVRKRPGMYIGSTGERGLHHLIWEVVDNSVDEAMAGYATKVEVTLLPDGGVRVVDDGRGIPVEEHPVHKKSTLEIVHTVLHAGGKFDSESYAVSGGLHGVGVSVVNALSAALDVEVSRDGKRWRQHYDHSKPGPLEELGHAEGTGTCTTFWADPDIFETTTYNAETVSRRLQEMAFLNRGLSITLRDERVTEEETEADADGKQARVKDRVYHYPGGLEDFVKHINGSKDPIHSSIICFDAKGDGLEVEVAMQWNNSFTPSVHTFANTINTHEGGTHEEGFRAALTRVVNAYARDKKLLKDKDENLSGDDVREGLTAIISIKLAEPQFEGQTKTKLGNSEAKSFVQSKTNEWLSDWFERNPTEAKTIINKALSSAQARMAARRARDLVRRKGALEIGGLPGKLKDCQSTNPEECELYIVEGDSAGGSAKEGRESRFQAILPIRGKIINVEKARIDRVLKNNEVQSLITALGTGIHDDFDISKLRYHKIVLMADADVDGQHIRTLLLTLLFRFMRPLIEHGHVYLAQPPLYKIKWPRSEPEYAYSDKERDGLIAAGAEAGRKLPKDDAIQRYKGLGEMNAEELWETTMDPSRRLLLQVTLDDAAAADELFSVLMGEDVEARRSFITRNAKDVRFLDV
- the dnaN gene encoding DNA polymerase III subunit beta yields the protein MKIRVERDGLADAVAWVARSLPSRPPVPVLGGVLLDAGSDGSTDALTVSGFDYEVSATVGVPATIADGGRLLVSGRLLADITKALPAQPVEISVDGSRASITCGSARFSLPTMPVEDYPQLPAQPTFAGEVAGEAFGQAVTQVAVAAGKDDTLPMLTGMRLEISGNSLTLVATDRFRLAMREFAWEPAEGLADAAVLVPARTLAEAAKSLGTAGNKVSVGLASGEGLLGLSGNGRYTTTRLLDAEFPPYRQLLPNQHSSRAVIEVSPLSEAIKRVSLVAERGTQVRLEFGDNSLRLSAGGDDEGSAEEELPVEYEGEPVTIAFNPGYLVDGLGALHHDRAELTFTTPNRPALIKPADEQGQVVPGYLYLLMPVRLPG
- the recF gene encoding DNA replication/repair protein RecF (All proteins in this family for which functions are known are DNA-binding proteins that assist the filamentation of RecA onto DNA for the initiation of recombination or recombinational repair.) translates to MHVRHLQVTDFRSWDHADLPLTPGPTVLVGQNGRGKTNLLEALGYLATLGSHRVATDAPLVRHGCERALVRAAVVNDDRELTVELEINPGRANRARVNRGAVGKPRDILGILRTVLFSPEDLALVRGDPGERRRFMDELLVQRAPRYAGVRADYERVLKQRNALLKTAGKKKGSARDDPYALSTLEVWDNHLAEVGAQLLAARLDLVADLGPHTTAAYAGVAPDSRPARIAYRSSLGAALPEGYGVPDGKRAEPEVLSGILTAAMAQVRQQELERGISLVGPHRDELEIVLGEAPAKGYASHGESWSFALALRLASYELLRREAGEPVLLLDDVFAELDRRRRSRLAEVAAGAEQVLVTAAVDEDVPAELDGIRFTVADGEVKRA
- the gnd gene encoding phosphogluconate dehydrogenase (NAD(+)-dependent, decarboxylating); this translates as MVQLGLVGLGRMGFNMRERLRAAGHEVVGYDRNEAVSDSSSLADMVSKLDAPRMVWVMVPAGGPTRDTVAELGDLLAEGDLVIDGGNSRFTDDKHNAEVLSAKGIGYLDCGVSGGVWGKDNGYGLMVGGDKELVERAMPIFDALRPDGPREEGFSHAGSVGAGHYAKMVHNGIEYGLMQAYAEGFELLEAAKVVEDVPAVIKGWQRGTVVRSWLLDLLVRALDEDPELDDLEGYVEDSGEGRWTLEEAINHAVPAPVISAALFARFASRRKDSAAMRAVAALRNQFGGHAVKKAGE
- a CDS encoding DciA family protein → MPQTSGSDTEGDLPAEPNGNPTGRDLVRAALAAARAKADTRGTEPGRRKIELGGQNPRRRRWSGPGPDARDPQPLGRLVNRLVSERGWQERVTSSRVFGEWARLVGEDVAEHAQPVALKDGELSVRASSTAWATQLRLLQGQLIAKIAAGVGHGVVKRMRIHGPTAPSWRKGARHVPGRGPRDTYG